Proteins from a single region of Runella sp. SP2:
- a CDS encoding sterol desaturase family protein: MSNELEQTIIQLTTPLYALLIGLEALLSHRQHRDFYTWRDTLTNFVLMLLNGGIDLAFRAVYVVVLVWFYQYRVTEIDNVYLYWFLLFLAEDFVFYVLHVVDHYCRLFWAVHVTHHSSEHFNLTTGFRSSVFQPLYRFVYFIPLVLFGFKPADIVLMYSITQTYGILVHTNYLGKLGWLGYVFVTPSHHRVHHASNVAYLDKNMGMCLIIWDRLFGTFQEELDQEPVRYGLTKSLEDTSLGNTIFHEWKAIARDFGRNVGIGTKLKYLLNPPGWSHDGSTLTSNQLRELEEKQKSSSSVTTL; encoded by the coding sequence ATGAGTAACGAATTAGAACAAACCATTATTCAGCTCACAACGCCTTTATATGCACTTTTAATTGGATTGGAAGCGTTGCTGAGCCACCGCCAGCACCGTGATTTCTATACTTGGCGTGACACCCTTACTAACTTCGTTTTGATGCTCCTCAACGGAGGAATTGATTTGGCCTTTCGGGCAGTTTATGTTGTTGTTTTGGTATGGTTTTATCAGTATCGTGTTACCGAAATAGATAACGTTTATTTATACTGGTTTTTGTTGTTTTTGGCCGAAGATTTTGTGTTTTATGTTTTACACGTCGTTGATCACTATTGCCGATTGTTTTGGGCAGTCCACGTCACGCATCATTCATCTGAGCATTTCAACTTAACGACAGGCTTCCGTTCGTCGGTATTTCAGCCGTTGTATCGTTTTGTCTATTTTATTCCATTGGTACTTTTTGGTTTTAAGCCTGCGGATATTGTGTTGATGTATTCGATTACGCAGACCTACGGAATTTTGGTACATACCAATTACTTAGGAAAATTGGGCTGGCTTGGGTATGTATTTGTGACTCCCTCTCACCACCGCGTTCACCATGCTTCCAATGTAGCCTATTTGGACAAAAACATGGGTATGTGCCTTATTATTTGGGATAGATTGTTTGGCACTTTCCAAGAAGAACTTGACCAAGAGCCTGTGCGATATGGACTTACCAAGTCGTTGGAAGATACAAGTTTAGGAAATACCATTTTTCACGAATGGAAAGCCATTGCGCGAGATTTTGGTAGAAACGTAGGGATTGGAACAAAATTAAAATACCTTCTCAATCCCCCTGGCTGGTCGCACGATGGCAGCACCCTAACGAGCAATCAGTTGAGGGAGTTGGAGGAAAAACAAAAATCTAGCTCTTCAGTGACGACTCTCTAA
- a CDS encoding LysM peptidoglycan-binding domain-containing protein, whose translation MSENENRNRRPDEVSKLPYISLLVLVAMIAGLLYVGYEYIADDAADVDQLLNTPVDPNARELQPVPENTDPAAIASTEQTENADVAIDDKSTPAPASKEELATATPRPEEEETPKKTEEKPAEKPKPVAVDPGGIEITHVVQAGETFYGIANRYNVRGTTLKGNNPNIQDESKDVKSGVTKIKIRVQAIHTVGPGDILRVVAAKYGVTVEQLMAANKKTQNIAERGEKLIIPFPEKK comes from the coding sequence ATGTCTGAAAACGAAAATAGAAACCGCCGTCCTGACGAGGTTTCTAAACTACCCTACATCTCTTTACTTGTTTTGGTTGCGATGATTGCTGGGCTACTTTATGTTGGCTATGAGTATATCGCCGACGATGCCGCCGACGTGGATCAGCTCTTAAACACACCCGTTGACCCCAACGCCCGTGAGCTTCAGCCTGTACCTGAAAATACAGACCCTGCGGCTATTGCTTCCACCGAACAAACCGAAAATGCCGATGTCGCTATCGATGACAAATCGACACCAGCGCCCGCTTCAAAAGAAGAATTAGCGACTGCTACGCCACGACCAGAAGAGGAAGAAACGCCTAAAAAAACGGAAGAAAAACCAGCTGAAAAGCCCAAACCCGTGGCTGTTGACCCTGGTGGAATCGAAATCACGCACGTGGTTCAGGCAGGAGAAACATTTTATGGGATTGCCAATCGCTACAACGTGCGAGGCACTACGCTCAAAGGCAACAACCCAAATATTCAGGACGAAAGCAAAGACGTCAAGTCGGGTGTGACAAAAATTAAAATTCGGGTACAAGCGATTCATACCGTTGGCCCAGGCGATATTTTGCGCGTAGTTGCAGCCAAGTATGGTGTGACGGTGGAGCAACTGATGGCCGCCAACAAAAAGACCCAAAACATTGCCGAACGCGGAGAAAAGCTCATTATTCCGTTTCCTGAAAAGAAATAA
- the purE gene encoding 5-(carboxyamino)imidazole ribonucleotide mutase: MVGIIMGSLSDLKVMQEAVDVLKEFGIAYEIDIVSAHRTPEKMVEYGKTARARGLKAIVAGAGGAAHLPGMIASLTTLPVIGVPVKSSNSIDGWDSVLSILQMPSGVPVATVALNGAKNAGLLAVQIVGTFDENVANQLADYKESLKQKVAEMSLEAQKIMA; the protein is encoded by the coding sequence ATGGTAGGAATCATAATGGGCAGCCTCTCAGACCTCAAGGTCATGCAAGAAGCGGTTGATGTTTTAAAAGAATTTGGTATCGCTTACGAAATAGACATAGTGTCGGCGCACCGCACCCCCGAAAAAATGGTTGAGTACGGAAAAACTGCCCGTGCACGGGGACTAAAAGCCATCGTTGCGGGAGCAGGTGGAGCCGCTCATTTGCCTGGCATGATTGCCTCGCTCACTACCCTTCCCGTGATTGGAGTTCCTGTTAAAAGTAGTAATTCTATCGACGGCTGGGATTCGGTGCTTTCTATCTTACAAATGCCAAGTGGTGTTCCAGTAGCAACGGTTGCACTCAACGGCGCTAAAAATGCGGGGTTGTTGGCCGTACAAATTGTTGGTACTTTCGACGAAAACGTAGCCAATCAACTCGCCGATTACAAAGAGTCTTTAAAGCAAAAAGTAGCCGAAATGAGCCTCGAAGCCCAAAAAATTATGGCATAA
- a CDS encoding acetyltransferase — protein sequence MENPVLIFGAKGLGLVALDIFQRNNVVVYGLLDDDADLHGTEIGEYSVLGATDDDGFLKLIGKKCEAFVAIEERTIRRDLVEMLNERRHVMPVNAIHDTAVISALAEIGHGNLFAPRSVVNATAKVGNHSILQTGAIVEHGAEVGDFVNIGAGSVVGSNVTIENDAFIGSGVTIIAGVTIGQGASVGAGSVVVENVPAGGRVFGNPAKKV from the coding sequence ATGGAAAATCCAGTTCTTATTTTTGGGGCAAAAGGCTTAGGACTTGTTGCCTTAGATATTTTTCAACGTAATAATGTTGTTGTGTATGGCTTGCTCGACGACGATGCCGACCTACACGGCACCGAAATCGGCGAATATTCGGTTTTAGGAGCTACCGACGACGATGGGTTCTTAAAACTTATTGGTAAAAAATGTGAGGCGTTTGTCGCCATCGAAGAACGGACTATCCGTCGCGACCTCGTCGAAATGCTCAACGAACGCCGCCACGTGATGCCCGTCAATGCCATTCATGATACGGCGGTTATTTCGGCGCTGGCTGAAATTGGCCACGGTAATTTGTTTGCTCCCAGAAGCGTCGTCAACGCTACTGCCAAAGTAGGAAACCACAGCATCCTCCAAACGGGCGCCATCGTAGAACACGGTGCCGAAGTAGGCGATTTTGTCAATATTGGCGCAGGGAGCGTCGTAGGAAGCAACGTAACGATTGAAAACGACGCCTTTATTGGATCTGGTGTGACCATCATCGCGGGCGTAACCATCGGCCAAGGTGCAAGCGTAGGAGCTGGCTCCGTGGTGGTAGAAAACGTCCCAGCGGGAGGAAGAGTTTTTGGAAATCCTGCGAAGAAGGTGTAA
- a CDS encoding AlpA family transcriptional regulator: MITSQTLLVPFDDEARTALKFLIKEAVKEELATYTPPVPKEKLPEYLTRRETANLFRISLMTLYEWDKKRLIPQKVTVNGRVRYRRDEVLATLENANKFKHKRASGGAK; this comes from the coding sequence ATGATAACTTCCCAAACGCTGCTCGTTCCTTTTGACGACGAGGCAAGAACCGCCCTGAAATTTCTCATCAAAGAGGCGGTAAAAGAAGAACTGGCCACCTATACCCCGCCCGTTCCAAAAGAAAAACTTCCCGAATACCTTACGCGACGTGAAACCGCGAATTTGTTCAGAATTTCGCTGATGACTCTCTACGAGTGGGACAAAAAAAGATTGATTCCCCAAAAGGTCACTGTAAACGGGCGCGTTCGCTACCGTCGTGACGAGGTGCTGGCCACACTCGAAAACGCCAACAAATTCAAGCACAAACGTGCGTCAGGGGGGGCGAAATAA
- a CDS encoding DUF4926 domain-containing protein: protein MHNETDLVAILKNLPEKKLMRGDIGTVAFVYDGGGLYEVEFVNAAGDTVAVVTLDENEICAVQLQNAILHMTDLPAQNAA, encoded by the coding sequence ATGCACAACGAAACTGATTTAGTAGCTATCCTCAAGAACCTACCCGAAAAGAAACTTATGCGGGGAGACATTGGAACTGTCGCATTTGTCTATGATGGTGGCGGCCTGTACGAAGTTGAATTTGTAAACGCAGCAGGCGACACCGTGGCCGTCGTTACACTGGACGAAAACGAAATTTGTGCTGTCCAGTTACAAAATGCTATCCTTCACATGACCGACCTACCCGCACAAAATGCCGCGTAG
- a CDS encoding LexA family transcriptional regulator — protein sequence MSLFYPLPEQPDGLTIYAFLEPTESVSLPFYHSCVEAGFPSPADDYVELSLDLLKYLVDKPHATFCVRVKGNSMEGATIVDGSLLVVDRSRVVKNNDIVIAVINGEYTVKRFRRDKGKVWLIPEHAAYEPILVTESMEFIVWGVVTFIINQPK from the coding sequence ATGAGTTTGTTTTACCCCTTGCCCGAACAACCCGATGGGTTAACGATTTACGCATTTTTGGAGCCCACCGAAAGTGTAAGTCTGCCTTTCTACCACTCCTGTGTCGAAGCAGGCTTTCCTTCTCCCGCCGACGATTACGTGGAGTTGTCGCTCGATTTACTCAAGTACCTCGTCGATAAGCCCCACGCAACGTTTTGTGTCCGTGTGAAAGGAAATTCAATGGAAGGTGCAACGATTGTTGATGGTTCGTTGTTGGTCGTGGATCGCTCTCGGGTGGTCAAAAACAACGACATTGTCATTGCGGTCATCAATGGAGAATATACCGTAAAACGTTTTCGGCGCGATAAGGGTAAAGTGTGGCTTATTCCCGAACATGCTGCTTACGAACCTATTCTGGTAACCGAAAGTATGGAGTTTATCGTTTGGGGCGTTGTGACGTTCATCATTAATCAACCCAAATAA
- a CDS encoding amidase: protein MRKLLLPLGVIAACTGSFLLGTAYRPAEAPITADIANYASKVFGIEFSAAERDSMLDNLNDQLKGFERVRKVPLTNDVAPALLFDPVPVGFEFEKTKKPFQASVVGKVTLPQNRDSLAFYTVTELGALIRSKQITSVELTTFFLERLKKYRPTLLNVITLTEDLALKQAAQADAEIKAGKYRGPLHGIPYGAKDLLAKTGYPTTWGSNIYKNQQLPYDATVIERLEKAGAVLVAKMSVGEFAWGDVWFEGMTRNPWNTKTGASGSSAGSGSAVSAGCLPFAIGTETLGSIVSPSTVNGVTGLRPTFGRVSRFGAMALSWSMDKIGPMTRSVEDCALVFNAIVGPDGKDATVRDLPFNYAPLATLKGTRIGYLKKAFESNYPGRANDSLTLAKLRQLGAELIPFELPSYPVGDLTITIGVEGGAAFDELTLTNKDDQMVRQGKNAWPNEFRSARYIPAVEYVQAQRVRSKMIQDLYQVLKREKIDVYITPTYVGGNLTYTNLSGHPSICLPNGFNRNRMPTSITFSAQLYAEAKLLAVAKVYQDATTWHKQHPKL from the coding sequence ATGAGAAAACTTTTACTTCCCTTAGGGGTTATTGCTGCTTGCACAGGTAGTTTTTTGCTGGGAACGGCCTACCGACCTGCTGAAGCACCCATCACCGCCGACATCGCCAATTATGCCTCAAAAGTCTTTGGCATAGAGTTTTCGGCCGCCGAACGTGATTCGATGCTCGATAACCTCAACGACCAACTCAAAGGTTTTGAGCGAGTTCGCAAAGTCCCGCTTACCAACGACGTTGCTCCAGCATTGCTCTTTGACCCCGTTCCCGTTGGATTTGAGTTTGAAAAAACCAAAAAGCCTTTTCAAGCCAGTGTCGTAGGAAAAGTGACTTTGCCTCAAAACCGCGATAGTTTGGCGTTTTATACCGTGACCGAATTGGGGGCACTCATTCGTAGCAAACAAATTACGTCGGTGGAACTAACTACCTTTTTTCTGGAGCGCCTCAAAAAATACCGCCCCACCCTGCTCAATGTCATTACCCTCACCGAGGATTTAGCCCTCAAACAAGCCGCACAGGCCGATGCCGAAATCAAGGCAGGCAAATACCGCGGGCCGCTGCACGGGATTCCGTACGGTGCTAAAGATTTATTGGCCAAAACAGGTTACCCAACTACGTGGGGTTCTAATATTTACAAAAATCAACAGTTGCCCTACGACGCCACGGTCATTGAACGCCTCGAAAAAGCAGGAGCGGTTTTAGTGGCAAAAATGTCAGTCGGCGAATTTGCTTGGGGAGATGTCTGGTTTGAAGGCATGACCCGCAACCCTTGGAATACCAAAACGGGCGCAAGTGGTTCTTCGGCAGGTTCAGGGTCGGCAGTATCGGCGGGCTGTTTGCCATTTGCCATCGGCACCGAAACGTTAGGTTCTATCGTTTCGCCATCAACCGTCAACGGTGTTACGGGATTGCGCCCTACTTTCGGGCGGGTGAGTCGCTTTGGCGCAATGGCGCTGAGCTGGAGCATGGATAAAATTGGCCCCATGACTCGTTCGGTCGAGGATTGTGCGCTGGTGTTTAATGCCATCGTTGGCCCCGACGGCAAAGACGCTACGGTTCGGGATTTACCTTTTAACTACGCCCCGCTTGCCACGCTGAAAGGAACGCGCATTGGTTATTTGAAAAAAGCCTTTGAATCAAATTACCCAGGCCGCGCCAACGACTCGTTGACCCTTGCCAAACTTCGTCAGCTTGGGGCAGAGTTGATTCCTTTTGAACTCCCTTCGTATCCCGTTGGCGACCTTACCATCACGATTGGGGTAGAAGGCGGCGCTGCGTTTGACGAACTTACGTTAACCAACAAAGACGACCAAATGGTTCGTCAGGGTAAAAACGCGTGGCCTAACGAATTCCGTTCAGCCCGATACATTCCTGCCGTTGAGTACGTGCAAGCCCAGCGCGTTCGTAGCAAAATGATTCAAGATTTGTACCAAGTACTAAAACGAGAAAAAATCGACGTGTATATTACGCCCACGTATGTAGGTGGCAACCTGACGTACACCAACTTATCGGGACACCCAAGTATCTGTTTACCAAACGGTTTTAACCGTAACCGAATGCCAACCAGTATTACTTTCAGCGCCCAACTGTATGCCGAAGCCAAGCTGTTGGCCGTTGCTAAAGTATATCAAGACGCTACTACTTGGCACAAACAACATCCTAAATTGTAA
- a CDS encoding Y-family DNA polymerase, giving the protein MFALLDCNNFYVSCERVFDAKLEGKPVVVLSNNDGCVIARSNEAKALGVQMGAPAFLMQELFDKHQVEVFSSNYALYGDMSDRVMKTLSELVPSMEVYSIDEAFLDLRNMPYENLEELALHIRQTIRQWTGIPVSIGIAPTKTLAKIANHYAKKYQTQRGIYLIDTDTDAEKALLATPIEDVWGIGRRYSEMLRKQHIINALQLANANEEWVRQKMKVVGVRMLRELQGEICYQLDTEPAPKKGICVSRSFGKSLSERKPIEEAVATFAARCAAKLRKQQSCAHILHVFLYTNPNRPDQPQYFNSKVLHLPTATSSSFEIIRYALRGLELIFKESYHYKKAGVMISGIVPENQVQISLFDGRKRQLDTQAMRALDELNRRMGRDTVRVAVQGFDRNWHLRQERKSRCYTTRWQELLEVKA; this is encoded by the coding sequence ATGTTTGCCCTGCTTGATTGCAATAATTTTTACGTAAGCTGTGAACGCGTTTTTGACGCAAAGCTAGAAGGAAAACCCGTGGTCGTTCTAAGCAACAACGACGGCTGCGTGATTGCCCGCTCCAACGAAGCGAAGGCGTTGGGGGTACAGATGGGTGCCCCCGCATTTTTGATGCAGGAGCTTTTCGACAAACATCAGGTCGAAGTATTTTCCTCCAATTATGCCCTCTACGGCGATATGTCAGACCGCGTCATGAAAACCCTCTCGGAGCTAGTGCCTAGCATGGAGGTTTATTCGATTGACGAAGCGTTTCTCGATTTACGCAATATGCCCTACGAAAATTTGGAAGAACTGGCACTTCACATTCGACAAACCATTCGGCAATGGACGGGAATCCCTGTCAGTATTGGAATTGCTCCTACCAAAACCCTGGCCAAAATTGCGAATCATTACGCAAAAAAATACCAAACTCAGCGAGGGATTTATCTGATTGATACTGATACCGACGCCGAAAAAGCCTTACTCGCAACTCCCATCGAGGATGTTTGGGGAATTGGGCGGCGTTACAGTGAGATGTTAAGAAAGCAGCACATTATCAATGCCTTACAACTTGCCAATGCCAACGAAGAATGGGTGCGCCAAAAAATGAAAGTAGTAGGAGTGCGTATGTTGCGTGAACTCCAAGGCGAAATTTGTTATCAGCTCGACACCGAGCCTGCGCCCAAAAAAGGCATTTGTGTTTCTCGCTCTTTTGGCAAATCGTTGTCGGAACGAAAACCAATTGAAGAAGCCGTGGCTACTTTTGCGGCTCGTTGCGCTGCCAAGCTACGAAAACAGCAAAGCTGCGCCCATATCTTGCACGTATTCTTATATACAAACCCCAACCGCCCCGATCAGCCTCAGTATTTCAACTCCAAAGTCCTTCACTTGCCTACTGCCACCAGTAGTAGTTTTGAAATTATCCGCTATGCCCTCAGAGGGCTTGAGCTTATTTTTAAGGAAAGTTATCACTATAAAAAAGCGGGGGTAATGATCAGCGGTATTGTGCCCGAAAATCAAGTACAAATCTCCCTTTTTGACGGACGTAAACGCCAACTGGATACGCAAGCGATGCGGGCGCTCGACGAGCTTAACCGCCGTATGGGCCGCGATACGGTACGGGTAGCAGTTCAGGGATTTGACCGCAACTGGCATTTGCGACAAGAACGTAAATCGCGGTGCTATACCACTCGTTGGCAAGAACTGCTGGAGGTAAAAGCGTAA
- a CDS encoding site-specific integrase: MGKVITNQARFVLKEPNSEKPTLVYLICRTCVPRLKYSTGVSIQPSLWDSTTDRPTVQTKKFDRTTKEQLDEIRNHLNRIADAVGGINSRVKAEKIEPTPEFFRAELDKEFNLNKPRKVASTTEKLTLFSWVEKFIEECANGERTIPRTGKRYSESSIKNYKKTLNHLRAFQKKTRYQVDFDKIDLRFYQQLIKYLNDQGKATNTKGGIVKYVKVFMRQAMKDKMHTNTAFQDEDFVKPVEESENIYLTLDEIQRIYNLDLSARAGLDRVRDVFIIGCHTGLRFSDLNQLQPENFINDGKFVRVTTQKTDHPVYVPLKPEVRAILTKYDGIPPRVLTNQRMNQYLKEIAELAGLNEKVTITQTKGGLKETKTRQKWELVTTHTARRSFATNAYKEGVPTIDIMRLTGHRTETSFMKYIKVTNEEVAHRMAEHPFFTQEKRGVFKIAN; encoded by the coding sequence ATGGGAAAAGTAATCACAAATCAGGCGCGTTTTGTGCTAAAAGAGCCTAATTCGGAAAAACCGACCTTGGTTTACCTTATTTGCCGTACGTGCGTCCCTCGTTTGAAGTACTCAACGGGGGTATCTATTCAGCCTTCTTTGTGGGACTCCACCACCGACCGCCCCACGGTTCAGACCAAAAAGTTTGACCGAACCACCAAAGAACAACTCGACGAAATCAGAAACCACCTCAACCGCATTGCCGACGCAGTGGGGGGTATCAACTCCCGTGTCAAGGCCGAAAAGATTGAACCGACCCCCGAATTTTTCAGGGCTGAACTCGATAAAGAGTTTAATCTCAACAAACCCCGTAAAGTTGCCTCTACTACTGAAAAACTCACCCTCTTTTCGTGGGTTGAAAAATTCATTGAGGAGTGCGCCAACGGAGAAAGAACCATTCCACGTACGGGCAAACGCTACTCTGAAAGTTCAATCAAAAACTATAAAAAGACCCTCAATCATTTACGGGCATTTCAGAAAAAGACCCGCTACCAAGTGGATTTTGATAAAATAGACCTTCGTTTCTATCAGCAACTCATTAAGTACCTCAACGACCAAGGAAAGGCCACCAACACCAAAGGGGGGATTGTCAAGTATGTAAAGGTGTTCATGCGTCAGGCGATGAAAGACAAAATGCACACCAATACCGCCTTTCAGGATGAGGACTTTGTAAAACCCGTGGAGGAATCAGAAAATATTTACCTCACCCTCGACGAAATCCAACGCATTTACAACCTCGACCTTTCGGCACGGGCTGGACTCGATCGCGTTCGAGACGTGTTCATCATTGGTTGTCACACGGGTTTACGATTTTCTGACCTCAATCAATTACAGCCCGAAAACTTCATCAATGATGGGAAATTTGTACGGGTAACGACACAAAAGACAGACCACCCCGTTTATGTCCCTCTTAAACCAGAGGTACGGGCAATACTCACAAAATACGACGGCATACCGCCCCGCGTTCTGACCAATCAGCGGATGAACCAGTACTTGAAAGAAATTGCCGAACTGGCAGGGCTCAACGAAAAAGTAACTATTACCCAAACCAAGGGAGGTTTGAAAGAAACCAAGACCCGCCAAAAATGGGAATTGGTCACAACCCACACCGCCCGACGTTCTTTTGCGACCAACGCCTATAAAGAAGGAGTGCCAACCATTGACATAATGCGACTCACTGGGCACCGTACCGAAACCTCATTTATGAAATACATCAAAGTAACCAATGAAGAGGTAGCCCACCGAATGGCAGAACACCCATTCTTTACGCAGGAAAAACGGGGAGTCTTTAAAATTGCGAACTAA
- a CDS encoding energy transducer TonB has translation MRAAFVFSLFVVAITLYSCAPTQSAANGQVRAVYKEDDRELSTKPEPIDKAAFEQWLYEHNQQLQAAAALKGVEKVTLVLTVDDQGNLLKPMVWRGIGAPFDNEAQRLLKEIPLKWKPGTVRGKDVNVVTYYTVSFLKKGE, from the coding sequence ATGAGAGCTGCGTTCGTTTTTAGTCTTTTCGTGGTTGCTATTACGCTCTATTCATGCGCACCCACTCAATCGGCCGCCAATGGGCAAGTTCGGGCCGTTTATAAAGAAGATGATAGAGAGTTAAGTACAAAACCTGAGCCGATTGATAAAGCCGCATTTGAACAATGGCTCTACGAGCACAACCAACAACTCCAAGCGGCGGCAGCGCTCAAAGGTGTTGAAAAAGTTACGTTAGTACTCACGGTTGATGACCAAGGAAACCTCCTCAAACCCATGGTTTGGCGCGGTATTGGCGCTCCTTTCGATAACGAAGCACAGCGTTTGTTAAAAGAAATTCCGTTGAAGTGGAAGCCTGGTACCGTACGTGGAAAAGACGTCAATGTAGTAACGTATTATACGGTTTCATTTTTGAAAAAGGGAGAGTAG
- a CDS encoding DUF6883 domain-containing protein, protein MKLPDADLAVVPNEKITKYLLDEYHPQNKGKAKFYTSIGYSLEQPNILADGIKQVAINGIVAEVEATPRGNKYIVEGLLNAPNQRNYKITTVWMIQTGQIEPKLVTAYPKK, encoded by the coding sequence ATGAAACTACCTGATGCAGATTTGGCAGTAGTACCGAATGAAAAAATCACAAAGTATTTACTAGACGAATACCACCCACAAAACAAAGGCAAGGCAAAATTTTATACCTCAATAGGGTACAGTCTCGAACAACCGAACATTTTGGCCGATGGCATAAAACAAGTAGCTATCAACGGAATAGTAGCCGAGGTAGAGGCAACCCCAAGGGGAAATAAATACATCGTAGAAGGTTTATTAAATGCCCCCAATCAGCGCAACTATAAAATTACCACTGTTTGGATGATTCAGACTGGACAGATTGAACCCAAATTAGTAACTGCATACCCTAAAAAATAG
- a CDS encoding VOC family protein, whose amino-acid sequence MKILALTLQTNNLKATEEFYSTVLGLQLVEKTERSLSYAVHFSRLTFELTEAEVCPTYHFAFNIPLNKMQEALTWLSTRVQLILNEDQKQIVDFKDWKAHAIYFYDANQNILEFIGREGLQNNSAKAFDTDGILCLNEVGIVTEDPLKLAEEILGKTKVNYFDKGPKRSDFVVMGDDNGLFVISTVHRNWYPTSHQAQKYNVGVAIRVGVNNPCDYQLEFNDGKLAVLL is encoded by the coding sequence ATGAAAATTTTAGCCCTAACCCTTCAGACCAACAACCTAAAAGCAACCGAAGAATTTTATTCAACTGTGTTGGGATTGCAATTGGTTGAAAAAACCGAACGTTCGCTTTCGTACGCAGTCCATTTTTCTCGATTGACGTTTGAACTGACCGAGGCAGAAGTTTGTCCTACTTACCATTTTGCGTTCAATATTCCTTTAAACAAGATGCAAGAAGCGCTGACTTGGTTGTCAACGAGGGTACAACTGATTCTCAACGAGGACCAAAAGCAAATTGTTGATTTTAAGGATTGGAAAGCCCACGCGATTTATTTTTACGATGCTAACCAAAATATTTTAGAGTTTATTGGTCGAGAAGGGTTACAAAATAACTCAGCAAAAGCGTTTGATACAGATGGTATTTTGTGCCTCAATGAAGTGGGAATCGTAACGGAAGATCCACTAAAACTGGCCGAAGAAATTCTGGGAAAAACCAAGGTAAACTATTTCGACAAAGGCCCCAAACGCTCTGATTTTGTGGTAATGGGCGACGATAACGGCCTTTTTGTGATTTCTACCGTTCACAGAAATTGGTACCCCACTTCACACCAAGCTCAAAAATACAACGTAGGCGTTGCCATTCGTGTTGGTGTCAACAACCCTTGTGATTATCAGCTTGAGTTTAATGATGGAAAGTTAGCGGTGCTCTTATGA